A genomic region of Streptomyces sp. R33 contains the following coding sequences:
- a CDS encoding TSUP family transporter, producing the protein MPDISTTMIIVLCVAAAAAGWIDAVVGGGGLLLLPALLLGLPNAHPAAVLGTNKAVAIVGTTGAAVTYVRKAPVDVKLAVRIGLAALAGSMGGAALAGGISKDALRPLIMGVLVVVAGVVIFKPGFGTAPSTAPVSRQRVLLAIGLAGLGIGFYDGLIGPGTGTFLVLALTALLHLDLVTASATAKIVNCCTNAGALAMFAYQGMVLWQLAALMAVFNLAGGMIGARMALKKGSGFVRGVLLTVVGALVVKLGLEQWG; encoded by the coding sequence GTGCCTGACATATCAACGACCATGATCATCGTGCTGTGCGTGGCCGCCGCCGCGGCCGGCTGGATCGACGCGGTGGTGGGCGGCGGCGGGCTGCTGCTCCTGCCCGCCCTGCTCCTCGGCCTGCCGAACGCCCACCCCGCCGCCGTGCTCGGCACGAACAAGGCCGTGGCCATCGTCGGCACCACGGGCGCGGCGGTGACGTACGTGCGCAAGGCCCCGGTGGACGTGAAGCTCGCCGTCCGGATCGGCCTGGCCGCGCTCGCCGGCTCCATGGGTGGTGCCGCGCTGGCCGGCGGGATCAGCAAGGACGCCCTCCGCCCGCTGATCATGGGGGTGCTCGTGGTCGTCGCGGGCGTCGTGATCTTCAAGCCGGGCTTCGGCACCGCCCCCTCGACCGCGCCCGTCAGCCGACAGCGGGTGCTGCTCGCCATCGGGCTCGCCGGCCTCGGCATCGGCTTCTACGACGGGCTCATCGGGCCCGGCACCGGCACCTTCCTCGTGCTCGCCCTCACGGCGCTGCTCCACCTCGACCTGGTCACGGCCTCCGCCACCGCCAAGATCGTCAACTGCTGCACGAACGCCGGGGCGCTCGCGATGTTCGCGTACCAGGGCATGGTGCTGTGGCAGCTGGCCGCGCTGATGGCGGTGTTCAACCTGGCCGGCGGCATGATCGGGGCCCGGATGGCACTGAAGAAGGGGAGCGGGTTCGTCCGCGGTGTGCTGCTGACCGTCGTGGGCGCGCTGGTGGTCAAGCTCGGTCTGGAGCAGTGGGGCTGA
- the nirD gene encoding nitrite reductase small subunit NirD, whose amino-acid sequence MTVELHVAEGWLTVCELSDLTPGRGVAVLLPDGSQAAVFIGRSGGMYAIDNRDPFTGAAVLSRGLVGCIDGKPFVASPLLKQRFDLATGRCLDDEGAAVRTYPVRTAVTSAAVA is encoded by the coding sequence ATGACCGTGGAACTGCACGTGGCCGAAGGCTGGCTGACGGTGTGCGAGCTGTCCGACCTGACCCCCGGGCGGGGGGTGGCGGTCCTGCTGCCCGACGGGAGCCAGGCCGCGGTGTTCATCGGCCGCTCGGGCGGCATGTACGCCATCGACAACCGGGATCCGTTCACCGGGGCGGCCGTGCTCTCGCGGGGGCTGGTCGGCTGCATCGACGGCAAGCCGTTCGTGGCCTCGCCGCTGCTCAAGCAGCGCTTCGACCTCGCCACGGGGCGCTGCCTGGACGACGAGGGGGCGGCGGTCCGGACCTACCCGGTGCGGACCGCCGTGACCTCCGCGGCGGTGGCGTAG
- a CDS encoding NAD(P)/FAD-dependent oxidoreductase, whose amino-acid sequence MTSEQQRVVVIGGGLAGLRLAARLGAGAGADAGAGGAAAGPDVTVLGEESHVPYNRVLLADVLAGRYAPEVTALPAPGPVLRRGVRAVRIDRADRTVHCDDGSTERYDTLVLATGSNAVLPPLRGLFEPEGRELPDGVHAFRTMDDCLALSAAVAVREGVRAVVIGGGLLGVSAARALAERGARVVLAQQGERLMERQLDADASALLHTHLTALGIEIHTECRVRGLTTTQDTGRRQVTGVEFADGYRLDADVVVLACGVRPRTGLALAAGLEVRTGIVVDDGLRTSDRRIHAIGDCAEHDGRVYGLAGPALEQADALAARLTGTTGTALAAPAYTGTRALTRLTLTTAAGTGTGSGPLDLAAFGETTPLPGDDVVRLADATRRTYRKVVVRGDRLVGGVLLGELSSVGALARSWEDEEDLTDLFHLLTDDGGS is encoded by the coding sequence ATGACATCGGAGCAGCAGCGTGTGGTGGTGATCGGCGGCGGCCTCGCGGGCCTGCGGCTCGCTGCGCGGCTGGGCGCGGGTGCAGGTGCGGATGCCGGTGCCGGTGGTGCCGCTGCGGGGCCGGATGTGACGGTCCTCGGCGAGGAGTCGCACGTCCCGTACAACCGGGTCCTGCTGGCGGACGTGCTGGCGGGCCGGTACGCACCGGAGGTGACCGCCCTCCCGGCCCCCGGGCCGGTGCTGCGGCGCGGTGTCCGGGCGGTCCGCATCGACCGCGCCGACCGGACGGTCCACTGCGACGACGGCAGCACGGAGCGGTACGACACGCTGGTCCTGGCCACGGGCTCCAACGCGGTCCTCCCGCCGCTGCGCGGGCTGTTCGAACCGGAGGGGCGGGAACTGCCAGACGGGGTGCACGCGTTCCGCACCATGGACGACTGCCTGGCCCTGTCGGCTGCCGTGGCCGTACGGGAGGGCGTGCGCGCGGTGGTGATCGGCGGCGGCCTCCTCGGCGTCTCCGCGGCCCGCGCCCTGGCCGAACGCGGAGCCCGGGTGGTCCTGGCCCAGCAGGGCGAACGGCTGATGGAACGCCAGCTCGACGCGGACGCCTCGGCGCTGCTGCACACCCACCTGACCGCCCTCGGCATCGAGATCCACACGGAATGCCGGGTCCGCGGCCTGACGACGACGCAGGACACCGGCCGACGGCAGGTCACCGGGGTCGAGTTCGCCGACGGGTACCGGCTCGACGCCGATGTCGTCGTGCTCGCCTGCGGTGTGCGGCCCCGGACCGGGCTCGCGCTCGCCGCCGGGCTCGAGGTGCGCACCGGGATCGTCGTGGACGACGGGCTCCGCACCAGCGACCGGCGCATCCACGCCATCGGCGACTGCGCCGAGCACGACGGCCGGGTGTACGGCCTCGCGGGGCCCGCGCTGGAGCAGGCCGACGCCCTCGCCGCGCGCCTCACCGGCACCACCGGCACCGCCCTCGCCGCCCCCGCATACACCGGAACCCGCGCCCTCACCCGCCTCACCCTCACCACCGCCGCAGGCACCGGCACCGGCTCGGGCCCCCTCGACCTCGCCGCCTTCGGCGAGACCACGCCGCTCCCCGGCGACGACGTGGTCCGCCTCGCCGACGCCACCCGCCGGACCTACCGGAAGGTCGTCGTCCGCGGCGACCGCCTCGTCGGCGGCGTCCTCCTCGGCGAACTCTCCAGCGTGGGCGCCCTCGCCCGCAGCTGGGAGGACGAGGAGGACCTGACCGACCTGTTCCACCTGCTCACCGACGACGGAGGCTCCTGA
- the nirB gene encoding nitrite reductase large subunit NirB has product MAAATPTPTPAIVLIGHGMVGQRYLEALAERGATATHRITVLCEEPRPAYDRVHLTSYFSGTTPEDLSLTPAGFMEQHGIELHLGDPAESVDREARTVTSRSGLVFPYDVLVLATGSYPFVPPVPGKDAPGCFVYRTIEDLFAIEEYAKTRTSGAVVGGGLLGLEAAGALQGLGLSTRIVEFAPRLMPVQIDDGGGAALLRTIESMGLTVHTGVGTQEVVTGEDGHVSGMRLSDGSTVDTDLVVFSAGVRPRDQLARDAGLTVGERGGIGVDARCRTSDPRVYAIGECALATDGRVYGLVAPGYEMAETAAEDLLGREKEFTGADLSTKLKLLGVDVASFGDAHGATQGSLDVVYSDSRSGVYKKLVVSPDGVLLGGVLVGDADSYGLLRPLTGSVPPVSPDQLVLPAGLGAPVALGPSALPDSAVICSCHNVTKKAITACATLPEVKQCTKAGTGCGSCLKVIGQLLPAPADKGLCDCFPFTRAELYEIVRTRRLTSYEQLLDGHGREAARGGDGCEVCKPTVGSIIASLAPTLGASGYVLDGEQAALQDTNDHFLANLQRNGSYSVVPRIPGGEITPDKLIVIGEVARDFGLYTKITGGQRIDLFGASVDQLPRIWARLVEAGFESGHAYGKALRTVKSCVGQTWCRYGVQDSVRMAIDLELRYRGLRAPHKLKSAVSGCARECAEAQSKDFGVIATANGWNLYVGGNGGATPRHADLLAQDLSDAELVRLIDRFLMFYIRTADRLERTSTWLDRLEGGLDHLRDVVVHDSLGLCAELESLMADHVSHYRDEWAQTLQDPERLRRFVSFVNAPGAPDPTVKFVPERDQVKPDLTILDIRPLEAVGGTR; this is encoded by the coding sequence ATGGCCGCAGCCACGCCCACGCCCACTCCCGCCATCGTGCTCATCGGCCACGGCATGGTCGGCCAGCGCTACCTCGAGGCACTCGCCGAGCGCGGGGCCACCGCCACGCACCGGATCACCGTGCTCTGCGAGGAGCCCCGGCCCGCCTACGACCGCGTGCACCTCACCTCGTACTTCTCCGGAACCACCCCCGAGGACCTCTCCCTCACCCCCGCCGGGTTCATGGAGCAGCACGGGATCGAGCTGCACCTCGGCGACCCCGCCGAGTCCGTCGACCGCGAGGCCCGTACGGTCACCTCCCGCTCGGGGCTGGTGTTCCCGTACGACGTGCTCGTCCTGGCGACCGGCAGCTACCCCTTCGTGCCTCCCGTCCCGGGCAAGGACGCCCCCGGCTGCTTCGTCTACCGCACCATCGAGGACCTGTTCGCGATCGAGGAATACGCGAAGACCCGCACCAGCGGAGCCGTCGTCGGCGGCGGCCTCCTCGGGCTCGAGGCGGCCGGCGCCCTCCAGGGCCTCGGTCTCAGCACCCGCATCGTGGAGTTCGCCCCGCGCCTGATGCCCGTCCAGATCGACGACGGCGGCGGCGCGGCCCTGCTGCGCACCATCGAGTCGATGGGCCTGACGGTCCACACCGGCGTCGGCACCCAGGAGGTCGTCACGGGCGAGGACGGCCACGTCAGCGGAATGCGGCTCTCCGACGGCTCCACCGTCGACACCGACCTCGTCGTGTTCTCCGCCGGGGTCCGCCCCCGCGACCAGCTCGCCCGCGACGCGGGCCTGACCGTCGGCGAGCGCGGCGGCATCGGCGTCGACGCCCGCTGCCGCACCTCCGACCCGCGCGTCTACGCGATCGGCGAGTGCGCACTGGCCACCGACGGCCGCGTCTACGGACTGGTCGCCCCCGGCTACGAGATGGCCGAGACCGCCGCCGAGGACCTGCTGGGCCGCGAGAAGGAGTTCACCGGAGCCGACCTCTCCACCAAGCTCAAGCTGCTCGGCGTGGACGTGGCCTCCTTCGGCGACGCCCACGGCGCCACCCAGGGCAGCCTCGACGTCGTCTACTCCGACTCCCGCTCCGGCGTCTACAAGAAGCTGGTCGTCTCCCCCGACGGAGTGCTGCTCGGCGGGGTCCTGGTCGGCGACGCCGACTCGTACGGCCTGCTGCGCCCGCTCACGGGCAGCGTCCCGCCCGTCAGCCCCGACCAGCTGGTCCTGCCCGCCGGGCTCGGCGCGCCCGTCGCGCTCGGCCCGTCGGCGCTCCCCGACTCCGCGGTGATCTGTTCCTGCCACAACGTCACCAAGAAGGCGATCACCGCCTGCGCGACGCTCCCCGAGGTCAAGCAGTGCACGAAGGCGGGCACCGGCTGCGGCAGCTGCCTCAAGGTGATCGGCCAGCTGCTGCCCGCGCCCGCCGACAAAGGGCTGTGCGACTGCTTCCCCTTCACCCGCGCCGAGCTCTACGAGATCGTCCGTACCCGTCGGCTGACCTCGTACGAGCAGCTCCTCGACGGCCACGGCCGGGAGGCGGCCCGCGGCGGCGACGGCTGCGAGGTCTGCAAGCCGACCGTCGGCTCGATCATCGCCTCGCTCGCCCCCACCCTCGGCGCGAGCGGCTACGTCCTCGACGGGGAGCAGGCCGCCCTCCAGGACACCAACGACCACTTCCTCGCGAACCTCCAGCGCAACGGCTCGTACTCGGTCGTCCCGCGCATCCCCGGCGGCGAGATCACCCCCGACAAGCTCATCGTGATCGGCGAGGTCGCCCGCGACTTCGGGCTCTACACGAAGATCACCGGCGGCCAGCGCATCGACCTCTTCGGCGCCAGCGTCGACCAGCTCCCGCGGATCTGGGCCCGCCTCGTCGAGGCCGGGTTCGAGTCCGGCCACGCGTACGGGAAGGCGCTGCGCACGGTGAAGTCCTGCGTCGGCCAGACCTGGTGCCGGTACGGGGTCCAGGACAGCGTGCGGATGGCCATCGACCTGGAGCTGCGCTACCGGGGCCTGCGCGCCCCGCACAAGCTCAAGTCGGCGGTGTCCGGCTGCGCGCGCGAGTGCGCGGAGGCGCAGAGCAAGGACTTCGGGGTCATCGCGACGGCGAATGGCTGGAACTTGTACGTCGGCGGGAACGGCGGGGCCACCCCGCGCCACGCGGACCTGCTGGCCCAGGACCTGTCCGACGCCGAACTGGTCCGGCTCATCGACCGGTTCCTGATGTTCTACATCCGCACGGCGGACCGGCTGGAGCGCACCTCGACCTGGCTGGACCGGCTGGAGGGCGGCCTGGACCACCTGCGGGACGTGGTCGTCCACGACTCGCTCGGGCTGTGCGCGGAGCTGGAGTCGCTGATGGCCGACCACGTGTCGCACTACCGCGACGAGTGGGCGCAGACGCTCCAGGATCCGGAGCGGCTGCGCCGGTTCGTGTCCTTCGTCAACGCGCCGGGCGCCCCCGACCCGACCGTGAAGTTCGTCCCCGAACGCGACCAGGTCAAGCCCGACCTGACCATTCTCGACATCCGGCCGCTGGAGGCCGTGGGAGGCACCCGATGA
- a CDS encoding ATP-binding protein, with the protein MRPGLIRCRQLLRALGLRWKISALLAAGCALVAVTIGVLIHEARARQVGDAARESAVAQLIRVRQVYELTGRLDDDKVGEADAWIDCPGLPGPLRRAALAGQRTTYLDLSGSDPAVWAARPVGGDQVLSVRRSLAGEQAELADLDKQLVASGAGVVTLAAIGGALLASRLSKDLRTAAETARRISEGELDARIGASGVPGTRNEVAELSSAVDTMAASLQQRLEAEQRFTADVAHELRTPLTGLHTAAELLPAGRPTELVRDRVAALRTLTEDLLEVARLDARREEAQLGVHALGPLVATITRRAGVAAELVGADCPAPVRTDVRRLERILTNLLVNARRHGGDPVTVEVCGNTVTVRDRGPGFPAKLLREGPQRFLTGAAERGQGTGLGLTIAFGQAQVIGARVTLSNPAPAGAAATVTLPAG; encoded by the coding sequence GTGAGGCCCGGCCTGATCCGCTGCCGCCAACTCCTGCGGGCCCTCGGCCTGCGCTGGAAGATCTCCGCCCTGCTCGCGGCCGGCTGCGCGCTCGTCGCGGTGACCATCGGCGTGCTGATCCACGAGGCGCGGGCCCGGCAGGTGGGCGATGCGGCGCGCGAGAGCGCCGTCGCGCAGCTGATCCGGGTCCGCCAGGTGTACGAGCTCACCGGGCGGCTGGACGACGACAAGGTCGGCGAGGCCGATGCGTGGATCGACTGCCCCGGGCTGCCGGGGCCGCTGCGCCGGGCGGCCCTCGCGGGGCAGCGCACCACCTACCTCGACCTGTCCGGGTCCGATCCGGCGGTGTGGGCCGCGCGCCCGGTCGGCGGCGACCAGGTGCTGTCCGTACGCCGGTCGTTGGCCGGTGAGCAAGCCGAACTGGCCGATCTGGACAAGCAGCTGGTGGCTTCCGGGGCCGGTGTCGTGACGCTCGCGGCGATCGGCGGGGCGCTGCTGGCGAGCCGGCTGAGCAAGGACCTGCGGACGGCGGCCGAGACGGCCCGCCGGATCAGCGAAGGCGAACTGGACGCGCGCATCGGGGCGTCGGGCGTGCCGGGAACCCGGAACGAGGTCGCCGAACTGTCCTCGGCGGTCGACACGATGGCGGCCAGCCTGCAGCAGCGGCTGGAGGCGGAGCAGCGGTTCACGGCCGATGTGGCGCACGAGTTGCGGACACCGCTGACGGGACTGCACACCGCGGCCGAGCTGCTGCCGGCGGGGCGGCCGACGGAGCTGGTCCGGGACCGGGTCGCGGCGCTGCGGACGCTGACGGAGGACCTGCTGGAGGTCGCGCGGCTGGACGCGCGCCGGGAGGAGGCACAGCTGGGGGTGCACGCGCTGGGTCCGCTGGTCGCGACGATCACGCGGCGGGCGGGGGTGGCGGCGGAGCTGGTCGGGGCGGACTGCCCGGCCCCGGTTCGTACGGACGTCCGCCGCCTGGAGCGGATCCTGACGAACCTGCTGGTCAACGCCCGCCGGCACGGCGGTGACCCGGTCACGGTGGAGGTCTGCGGGAACACGGTGACCGTACGGGACCGTGGTCCGGGCTTCCCGGCGAAGCTGCTGCGGGAGGGGCCGCAGCGGTTCCTGACGGGTGCGGCGGAGCGGGGCCAGGGGACGGGGCTGGGCCTGACCATCGCGTTCGGCCAGGCGCAGGTGATCGGGGCGCGGGTGACCCTGTCCAACCCGGCCCCGGCGGGCGCGGCGGCGACGGTGACGCTGCCTGCGGGCTGA
- the cutA gene encoding divalent-cation tolerance protein CutA: MLTTVDSAEAAAALARGAVQARLAACAQISGPVTSVYHWKDALETAQEWQVLFKTTTAAYPALEARLTADHPYDTPEIIATPVVRGGADYLAWVASEVTAG, encoded by the coding sequence GTGCTGACCACGGTCGACTCGGCGGAGGCGGCCGCGGCGCTCGCACGCGGCGCGGTCCAGGCGCGGCTGGCCGCGTGCGCGCAGATCTCCGGGCCGGTGACGTCCGTCTACCACTGGAAGGACGCGCTGGAGACCGCTCAGGAATGGCAGGTGCTGTTCAAGACCACCACGGCCGCGTACCCGGCCCTGGAGGCCCGGCTGACCGCCGATCACCCGTACGACACACCGGAGATCATCGCCACCCCGGTGGTGCGGGGCGGCGCGGACTACCTGGCGTGGGTCGCGAGCGAGGTGACGGCCGGATGA
- a CDS encoding helix-turn-helix domain-containing protein — protein MLRIHFTGVDLARVRMAGRPDALWETILSFHRLRDRRDARLFGEWRTETRSRLNSETRLLGALIPSRGYFPDFLTPVEGQYGWDVGLDALRGIRPERMRRELALLGAGTGVGAAFGMPSAVSAGADAPVPRRLRDFMDGGTKHLPRLLGELRGYHRAAVEPYWTHIQAQIEAERAARGRALLDGGADELLASLPPMLRWRAPVLECDYPVDRDVRLRGRGLLLQPSFFCRKTAVTLHDPELPPVLVYPAAAQLASAPTGGESIRPLEEQRQRTLGKLVGHTRSVVLRAIGDGATTSELARRAGVSLASASQHACVMREAGLVTTLRRGNAVLHTVTPLGAALLKGGAVAS, from the coding sequence GTGCTGCGTATCCATTTCACTGGAGTGGACCTGGCACGCGTACGGATGGCAGGGCGTCCCGATGCGTTGTGGGAAACGATTCTGAGTTTTCACCGCTTAAGAGACCGGCGCGATGCCCGGCTCTTCGGTGAATGGCGTACCGAAACCCGGAGCAGGTTGAATAGTGAAACACGTTTGCTTGGTGCGCTCATACCGAGTCGCGGGTATTTTCCCGATTTCCTGACCCCTGTGGAGGGGCAGTACGGGTGGGACGTGGGACTCGACGCCCTGCGCGGGATCCGCCCCGAGCGGATGCGGCGCGAGCTGGCGCTGCTGGGTGCGGGCACGGGCGTGGGAGCCGCGTTCGGCATGCCCTCGGCCGTGAGCGCAGGCGCCGACGCGCCGGTCCCGCGGCGGCTGCGGGACTTTATGGACGGCGGCACCAAGCACCTGCCGAGGCTGCTGGGTGAGCTGCGCGGCTACCACCGGGCGGCCGTGGAGCCGTACTGGACGCACATCCAGGCCCAGATCGAGGCCGAGCGGGCCGCACGCGGCCGGGCCCTGCTCGACGGCGGCGCCGACGAGCTGCTGGCCTCCCTGCCGCCGATGCTGCGCTGGCGGGCTCCGGTGCTGGAGTGCGACTACCCCGTGGACCGCGACGTACGGCTGCGGGGGCGCGGGCTGCTGCTCCAGCCGTCGTTCTTCTGCCGGAAGACCGCGGTGACCCTGCACGACCCGGAGCTGCCCCCGGTGCTGGTCTACCCGGCCGCCGCGCAGCTGGCGTCGGCGCCGACCGGAGGCGAATCGATTCGGCCCCTGGAGGAGCAGCGCCAGCGCACGCTGGGCAAGCTCGTTGGGCACACCCGCTCGGTGGTGCTGCGGGCCATCGGCGACGGTGCCACCACCAGCGAGCTGGCCCGCCGGGCCGGCGTCTCGCTGGCCTCCGCGAGCCAGCACGCCTGCGTGATGCGCGAGGCGGGCCTGGTCACCACCCTGCGCCGGGGCAACGCCGTCCTGCACACGGTGACCCCGCTGGGGGCCGCGCTCCTCAAGGGCGGCGCGGTGGCCTCGTAG
- a CDS encoding group III truncated hemoglobin → MNQFAADNDICGRADLAVVLRRFYTAAFADRRIGPFFTEIAGTDLEVHLSRITDFWERALFRTADYGRDAFAPHAALHAARALTAEDFGRWVQLWHAAVDGLHRGPNAERAKATGERIALALHRRLAGPDPALLRRQDACGFVPLAALELRSTA, encoded by the coding sequence ATGAACCAGTTCGCCGCGGACAACGACATATGCGGCCGCGCCGACCTCGCGGTCGTGCTGCGCCGCTTCTACACCGCCGCCTTCGCCGACCGGCGCATCGGGCCGTTCTTCACCGAGATCGCCGGGACGGACCTCGAGGTCCACCTGTCCCGGATCACCGACTTCTGGGAGAGGGCCCTGTTCCGCACGGCCGACTACGGGCGCGACGCGTTCGCCCCGCACGCCGCCCTGCACGCGGCGCGGGCGCTGACCGCCGAGGACTTCGGGCGCTGGGTGCAGCTGTGGCACGCGGCCGTCGACGGCCTGCACCGGGGGCCGAACGCCGAGCGGGCGAAGGCCACGGGCGAGCGGATCGCGCTGGCCCTGCACCGGCGGCTGGCCGGGCCGGATCCCGCGCTGCTGCGCAGACAGGACGCCTGCGGGTTCGTACCGCTGGCCGCGCTGGAGCTCCGCTCCACGGCCTGA
- a CDS encoding VOC family protein encodes MPTMIFVNLPVKDIDAAKAFWGKLGYSFNPQFSDESTGCLVISDTIFAMLMTEARFKDFATKEVADATKTTEVMLALSADSREKVDEVVDAALAAGGTEPRPAQDLGFMYGRAFEDLEGHVWEYVWMDPAAVQG; translated from the coding sequence ATGCCCACCATGATCTTCGTCAACCTGCCGGTCAAGGACATCGATGCCGCCAAGGCGTTCTGGGGCAAGCTCGGCTACTCCTTCAACCCCCAGTTCAGCGACGAGTCGACCGGCTGCCTCGTCATCAGCGACACCATCTTCGCGATGCTGATGACCGAGGCCCGGTTCAAGGACTTCGCCACCAAGGAGGTGGCGGACGCCACCAAGACCACCGAGGTCATGCTCGCCCTGAGCGCGGACAGCCGGGAGAAGGTCGACGAGGTGGTCGACGCCGCCCTCGCCGCGGGCGGCACCGAACCCCGCCCGGCCCAGGACCTCGGCTTCATGTACGGCCGCGCCTTCGAGGACCTGGAGGGCCACGTCTGGGAGTACGTCTGGATGGACCCGGCTGCCGTCCAGGGCTGA
- a CDS encoding alkaline phosphatase PhoX has translation MERRTFLRGAVIGSSAAAFGGTLTHGAAFAAPAQPGTGPYGALGAADANGIRLPAGFSSRVIARSGQNVGPTSYTWHSAPDGGACFADGTGWIYVSNSEINPSGGASAVKFNASGAVTGAYRILSGTRQNCAGGKTPWNTWLSCEEVSLGYVYETDPYGVNPAVQRPALGRFKHEAAAADPVRQAVYLTEDETNGCFYRFLPTTWGSLSSGTLQVLVAGSATSGSFTWANVPDPDGSPTTTRTQVSGAKHFNGGEGCHYAGDTVWFTTKGDNRVWQVNLASGTYELAYDDSLVPGGAAPLTGVDNVTGSSYGDLYVAEDGGDMEICVITPDDVVAPFLRITGQSSSEITGPAFSPDGTRLYFSSQRGTTGSSSGGITYEVTGPFRV, from the coding sequence GTGGAACGTCGTACCTTCCTGCGCGGCGCCGTGATCGGCTCCTCGGCCGCCGCGTTCGGCGGCACGCTGACGCACGGGGCCGCCTTTGCGGCGCCCGCCCAGCCCGGCACCGGGCCCTACGGGGCCCTCGGTGCGGCCGACGCGAACGGGATCCGGCTGCCGGCCGGCTTCAGCAGCCGGGTGATCGCCCGGTCCGGCCAGAACGTCGGCCCCACGAGCTACACGTGGCACAGCGCCCCCGACGGCGGTGCCTGTTTCGCGGACGGCACCGGCTGGATCTACGTCTCCAACTCCGAGATCAACCCGTCCGGCGGCGCGAGCGCGGTGAAGTTCAATGCCTCCGGGGCGGTCACCGGCGCCTACCGGATCCTCTCCGGCACCCGCCAGAACTGCGCGGGCGGCAAGACCCCGTGGAACACCTGGCTGTCCTGCGAAGAGGTGAGCCTGGGCTACGTCTACGAGACCGACCCGTACGGCGTGAACCCGGCCGTGCAGCGTCCGGCGCTGGGCCGCTTCAAGCACGAGGCGGCGGCCGCCGACCCGGTGCGCCAGGCGGTCTACCTGACCGAGGACGAGACCAACGGCTGCTTCTACCGCTTCCTGCCCACGACCTGGGGCAGCCTGTCCTCCGGAACGCTCCAGGTGCTGGTGGCCGGCTCCGCCACCTCCGGCTCGTTCACCTGGGCGAACGTGCCCGACCCGGACGGCTCGCCGACCACGACCCGCACCCAGGTCTCCGGGGCCAAGCACTTCAACGGCGGCGAGGGCTGCCACTACGCCGGCGACACGGTGTGGTTCACCACCAAGGGCGACAACCGTGTCTGGCAGGTCAACCTGGCGAGCGGCACGTACGAACTGGCCTACGACGACTCGCTCGTGCCCGGCGGCGCGGCCCCGCTGACGGGCGTGGACAACGTCACCGGGTCCTCGTACGGGGACCTGTACGTGGCCGAGGACGGCGGCGACATGGAGATCTGCGTCATCACCCCGGACGACGTGGTCGCCCCGTTCCTGCGCATCACGGGCCAGTCCTCCTCGGAGATCACCGGCCCGGCCTTCTCGCCCGACGGCACCCGGCTGTACTTCTCGAGCCAGCGCGGTACGACGGGCAGCTCCTCCGGCGGCATCACGTACGAGGTGACCGGGCCCTTCCGGGTCTGA
- a CDS encoding class F sortase, protein MGRGQAGRGGLVALTACVGIWLVGSGSGQSVGPPLPSPAEALSNRVGYPGSIAPLPGSPPARIRIPSIRVDAPLTGLGLGPDGSIEVPPPARRDLAGWYRDGTTPGAVGTAVVVGHVDHAAGPAVFYHLGALHRGAAIEVPRADGRTAVFTVHAVEVYEAERFPDTRVYGPSPRAELRVITCGGGFSPRTGYQGNVVVFAHLTGTY, encoded by the coding sequence ATGGGCAGAGGCCAGGCCGGCCGCGGCGGGCTCGTCGCGCTCACCGCCTGCGTCGGCATCTGGCTCGTCGGCAGCGGATCCGGCCAGTCCGTCGGGCCCCCGCTGCCTTCCCCCGCAGAGGCGCTGAGCAACCGGGTGGGCTACCCCGGCAGCATCGCCCCGCTCCCCGGATCGCCGCCGGCCCGGATCCGGATCCCGTCCATCCGGGTCGACGCCCCGCTGACCGGACTCGGCCTGGGGCCGGACGGCAGCATCGAGGTGCCCCCGCCCGCCCGCCGCGACCTGGCGGGCTGGTACCGCGACGGCACCACCCCCGGCGCCGTCGGCACGGCCGTCGTCGTCGGGCACGTCGACCACGCCGCCGGCCCGGCGGTCTTCTACCACTTGGGCGCGCTGCACCGCGGGGCAGCGATCGAGGTGCCGCGCGCGGACGGACGTACGGCCGTGTTCACCGTCCATGCGGTCGAGGTCTACGAAGCCGAGCGCTTTCCGGACACCCGCGTGTACGGGCCCTCGCCGCGCGCCGAGCTCCGGGTGATCACCTGCGGCGGCGGCTTCTCGCCCCGTACCGGCTACCAGGGCAACGTGGTCGTCTTCGCCCACCTCACCGGCACGTACTAG